The following nucleotide sequence is from Diospyros lotus cultivar Yz01 chromosome 3, ASM1463336v1, whole genome shotgun sequence.
ggCATTTGCATGCAGGATTTGAAGAACAAGATCCTGTCAAATGCAATCAAAGGTACGTAACTTTGGGTGtgtatttctttttattttaattgattattatctaATGAAATTagaatcatttaattaattaattagctttATCTAGACaccttaattatatataaaaagtagtcttgttagaatgaagaaaaattaattaagataaaccaaaaaaagaaattagtttaCTACACTAGTTGGATACCTGGATtccacataaatttaaaatcaaacaaattaaattggTTTCTTCTGTATCTTTTGAGAgcttagaaaaagaaaaaaaaaaaaaaattatctatccACCAAATAAATATTCTTAGTATCCAAACACATTCCCCACCTACGTACTAGAAGGTTTTACAAAGTTATAATATAGTTACGGTTGTTGTTGATGTTTGAAcacatatttaaataaattaaagtgacCAAACCAAGCATGCACCctaattagaattctttaaatatgatttttttgaataattttataatcACCACCAATTCACCACTAATTTCTAAGATGCGAAAGAAATGAAGCGGTTAGTTAGCTGCTTCTAATAGTCACTTTGAAATGGCAGCATTCAATCCCCTTCGAATCAGAATAGGAGGTTCACTGCAAGACCAGGTGGTCTACAAAGTGGGAAAGGTCGAGAAATGCCCATATTTCAAGAGGAGGGATGATCGTCTGTTCGGATTCAGCAACGGCTGCTTGCCAATGCACAGATGGGACGAACTTAACTACTTGTTCAATCAAACTGGGTACAACTCTATGTCTATGTCACCTTTTCCCATAGAATCAAGTTGAACGattccaaaattttcactttataTACATATCACAACATCTTCAATTCGCAGGGCCAAAATTACATTTGGTTTGAATGCTCTACGTGGGAGGAAGAAGTCCGATGTTGATGATGTTCTCTGGGTTGGCGATTGGGACCCACAAAATGCTCGAGATCTCATGGAGTATACCATCTCCAAGGGGTACCAGATCGACTCATATGAACTTGGTAACCAAATACAATTCATCAAACTTCTTTTTGCACGTGTGCATGGATGAACTTAGCTATGTAGTAAACTACCCATTTGTATTGTCTTGCCTAGGAAACGAGTTATGTGGAGGTGGAGTCTCAGCAAGAGTAGAGGCTGAGCAGTATGCCAAAGACACGATTGCACTCAAAGAACTTGTGAAGGAATTGTACCCTAATGTTACCACACGGCCAAAGGTCTTGGGGCCTGCAGGGTTCTATGATGAGCAATGGTTCAATACCTATATTCAAACAGCAGGACCAGGTGTCCTAGATGGGGTAACTCACCACATATACAACCTTGGGGCAGGTAAAAGTTGTTGCCCTCGGGGTTTTGTTTGTTTGGGGTTTACCTTGGCatctaattattataattaatttatcctTCCGTCTTTAAATGCTACGGTTTGCAGCCCGATGGATTGGATTCTGCTTTTATAATTCCGATCAAACTTGTATGAACTTTGTCATGATCGTGCAGGTGTTGATCCCACCCTTATTGACAAGGTTCAAGACCCTTATTTCCTTGACCAAATTGCTCAAACACACAAAGATGTTTCAATTTCGGTCCAACAGTTTGGGCCTTGGTCTGGAGCTTGGGTTGGAGAAGCTGGGGGAGCTTATAACAGTGGTGGCAAAGATGTGTCTCATACTTTTGCTAATGGCTTCTGGTTAGAGTTTTAAGCTAACTTCATTAATATTTCACATAAGCTATAAGTTTAATTAGTATATATGATACTCGTACTGATTATGGATTGGAGCATGCAGGTACTTGGATCAACTTGGAATGACTTCAACCTTTAACCATAAGGTGTTTTGTAGACAAGCCTTAATTGGAGGAAACTATGCTTTGCTTAACACAACAACATTTATCCCTAATCCAGATTATTATGGGTGAGTACTTACATTGATATACTTTACTTCactaaaacaaaattcaaaaaaagaaaatgaaatagtgAATGTGGTATAAGTAGACTTTTCATTCATACCTTTTTTTcttgaacttatttttttattttttatttttttgtgttattttgcAGGTCCCTTCTGTGGCATCGGTTAATGGGAAATAAAGTTCTTCGTGCCATGCATGATAGTTCTCCTTACTTGCGCATTTACTCCCACTGTTCAAAAGataaagtaagatcacaagtgATAGTTTGGGTTTAATTCATTTACTCTcttacatgaattttaattcaagtatctaatatatatgttttttgtttctttttttgaaactcAGTCGGGAATTACAGTTCTAATCATCAACATGTCCAACTCAACATCATTCAACGTCTCAATTGTTGATGACAAACACTTGAATGACAATGAGAGCAAGTTACAGAGAGAAGAGTATCATTTGACTCCAGAGGATGGAGACATTCAAAGCTCCGTATTATTGTTGAATGGCACTCCACTGAGGCTGAATGAATCATTGGATATTCCTGAATTGAATCCAGTCCTTGTAGATGCTTCTGCTGCTATCAGAGTTGCCTCTCGTTCAATTGTTTTTGCAACTTTGACAGGATTTAAGGCACCTGCTTGTGCATAATGTAtttgtcattatttttaataaaaatataatttgattgGTTCAGTTAAAACCCAATAAGTTTATACTTTGTATTCAATTTCTATAGTCTTCAATATTGTCCaagttgataaaaaaaaaaggggaagaaattgaagctggCCATAAGGATGGATTTAGTGATGATAAAAGAAGGAATACGAGGGCCAATTAAAATCAAAGACCCAAAAtataaagaattaattaatcaagaaatataagaaagataaaagacAGACATATatctaaatcaaaatacaaattaccCAGACAATCTCCATTGATAGTGAAAAAGATAAACAACTCAGAGAGATTTAATCTAAATGGAACTCTTGATAGATCCAATCAATTGCGCAAAGCAtgcaattattcaaaatttcgAATTCTTCAAAAAAGGCAAATCATCAATCATCTCATACAATATTAGCATTTATCTCTCAAAATTTGGGCTCCCTTCAAGTTTAAAGGATTGATTTGGCGTAGTAAGAAGATAGGCGAATAGAGAATAAAAGATAAGTTAATTCAcatgattttataatttctgaTAAGTTTCggtattaaaatttaaacctgaCTTTGCCTATctgattgaataaagttcaaCACGAACTCACACTACCAATTGCTTATAAATAaatctgtttggtttggtttACAAGAAATTCATATCTTCACCTTTGAGGTTGAAAAAGCAATTTGGaggaataaaatgaaattagtaTATCTTTGccttgtttttaattatttgcgTGTTGCAGTGTGTTAATCTCAAAGGAATCATTTGCatagtttttgaaataatttgaatttaaagaattttatcCATTCCCCTTACAACATTTTATTGCTAGAgattaatttagaaaatatacgtaaaataaagaaattaattaatttactgaTCACCTCAAATTGTGCACATATATTAGTACTAATTGGTCTCAAAATCAGGCaggcaaaaggaaaaaaaatttcatgtgtTATCCCGAAATATACTTATTAtcatttctaaataaatatttggtaaagaattataaaattttattatagttatattggttgttaagtttaattaataattttggacGAAAATTTAAATAGCTTCTtaaattgaaattggaattattattattattcaaataaataaatgaatttaaataatttagttcaaaaattaattctttccttcttttttgatagaaaatttaaatgatGAATAAAATTCTTTCTAAAGAGTTTCAAATAAGGACATAAGTAAATTCCTCCTGAATTTCTCTCACAGATTAAGGAAATTAAATtcttgatatattatttatttattgccaatgttaattaattttgaatatcattCATTGCATACTTGATATATTatccaatttgaatttaaataattttaatttgtgtCCCCTAAATCCCGCGAAAACAAAAGTTGGAATCATTTGTATAGTTttagacctttttttttttaatttaaatttttttatcagatTCCCCTTACATTTCGCTCACAAATTAAGGAAATTTATAAATACtcgatatattatttattgctaatattaattaattatatatagtaattttgaatatcatccaatctactatatataattaaaataatgctCTAAAATTCTCCATACAAACACATTTCAcataattgatataaattattattattattattattataagaactaatttttaaaaaaataaaataaaattattacctTTAATTAGATATAAATGATACTAATTATGTGATATATATGTAGAACAATATATAGTTCTATGATAAATATCTTATTCAAATATCAATATTTGTTAGGCTGTGTTTAATTTGGagaatcaaattttaaaatttacacaactttacaaaaaaagataaacgAACAGAGGATAAAAGATATGTTAATTCACCCaacttaatttataatttctgATAAATTTcagtattaaaatttaaacctaATTAACTTGCCTATCTGATTGGATTAAGTTCAACACGACGTTACCAAATGCGCTTATAAATAAATCTGTTTGGTttacaagaaaattcaaatatcttCACCTTTGAGCGATCGAGGGCTTCTCCTCTTCTAAAGAATGAAACTGCTAGTATATCTTTGCCTTGTtcttgttcttaattgtttgcGTGTTGCAGAATCTGCAGACACTGAAAATGCAACAATTACGGTTCTAGGGGTGACGCATATTGCTGAAACAGAAGACAGCTTCGTTTGCGCAACTTTAGATTGGTGGCCTGAAAATAAATGCGATTATAATCAATGCCCATGGGGAAAAGCTGGCATTGGcaatttggtatatatatatatatatatatgtgtgtgtgtgtgtgtgtgcatctTCATCtactctttttattatattaaaaaaaaaaaaaaaaaaactaagttgACCATCCATCCTTGCTGTTTTTATGGGTACTCGCAGGATTTGGGAAACAAGATCTTGTCAAATGCTATTAAAGGTAAGTTGACGTTGCATGTATATTATTgctttatattaattaattagctagcttctttatcttcaataagAAAGAGCACAGTTTAATATGAGTAACTGTACGTTACAATTTGTTTTTGTACGTACAAACTAACATGAGAAAGATATGGAGTTATTGATTGCTTTGTTTATGAACACTTCTCAAATCGCAGCATTCAACCCTCTTAGAATCAGAATAGGAGGTTCGATTCAAGACCAGGTTGTGTACAAAGTGGGAAGATTTGAGAAGTGCCCTAAATGCCCCtattttaagaagaaaaaagatggtCTCTTCGGATTTGGCCCTGGTTGCCTGTCAATGCAAAAATGGGATGAGCTCAACAATTTGTTCCATAAAACTGGGTACCACCTTATTCGTTTTGTTTTAGTACTAATTAAGTTCAACACATGAAACATTTGCATTACATTATAACGAACTATTATTCTTGATTTGCAGAGCCAAAATCATATTTGGTTTGAACGCTCTGCGTGGGAGGAAGAAGTCCAGTGATGGCGGCAGCCTGTGGGTCGGTGATTGGGACCCACAAAATGCTCGAGATCTGATGGCGTATACTATTTCAAAGGGATATAAGATCGACTCATATGAACTTGGTAGATAAATATTAATCACAACTTGTACATTCTACAAGAATATATGAACTTGAATCTAATTATGTACCGAACTGTCATTTTTGTATCGTTTCATTTAGGAAACGAGTTGTGTGGAGGTGGAGTCGCAGCAAGAGTAGAGGCTGAGCAGTATGCCAAGGACACAATTGCACTCCGACAACTTGTGAATGAATTGTACCCGGACCCTAACACAAGGCCAAAAGTCCTAGGACCAGGAGGGTTCTATGATAAGAAGTGGTTCGATACTTATCTTCAAGCCTCAGGACCGGGCGTCCTCGATGCGGTAACTCACCATACATACAACCTTGGTGcaggtatatatagatatacgtCTATTCAAGACATTTAACTACTTCCAGCAGTTCAATATATAGGAGAAGTTTCATAAACAAATTTGTATGAGTTTTCTTATGATGATGCAGGTGTTGATCCCAAGCTTATTGATCGGGTTCAAGATCCATTTTATCTTAGTGAATGTGCTCAAACATATAAGGATGCTTCAAATTCGGTTAAAGAGTTTGGACCATGGGCAGATGCCTGGGTTGGTGAAGCTGGTGGCGCTTACAATAGTGGTGGCAAAGATGTATCTCATACGTTTGCTAATGGCTTCTGGTTAGAGTTCTATAATCTACTTCCCTTCCATGCACATAAGCTAATTACTCTATAATAGCTGTTCTAATCAGTCTTTTAATGGACCATGCAGGTATTTAGATCAACTAGGAATGACTTCAACCTTTAACCACAAGGTGTTCTGTAGACAAGCATTAATCGGTGGGAACTATGCTTTACTTAACACAACTTCCTTTATTCCAAACCCAGATTATTATGGGTGAGTAATCATAcgataattcaataaaaatgtaaaagagaaaattttttattgtaattagGTATTTGTTTACATGTCGTTCTTTAaagtttcttttcttattcttctttttggCTATTTTCTAGTGCACTTCTGTGGCATCGGCTAATGGGAAAGAAAGTTCTTCGTGTCAAGAATGATGGTTCGCCATACTTGCGGGTTTATGCTCATTGTTCTAAACATGTAAgatcatttataataatttgtgtTAATTTCTCTcctatttaatattatttattacttaaatTTCTTTGATTATCCAACTTATGCatcaaatttttttgtttctgtttttccTGATCTTAGAAAGGGATTACTGTTCTAATCATCAACTTGTCCAAGTCAACAACATTCCATGTCTCGATTGTTGATGACATGAACATTTATCCCAAAAAAGTTGGCGAGAATTCACAAAGAGAAGAGTACCGTTTGACTCCCAAAGATGGAAACATTCAAAGTGATGTTGTGTTACTGAATGGCACTCCATTACAGCTTAGTGACAACATGGATGTACCCAAGATGAATCCAGTGCTCGTAGATCCCAAAACTCCAATCGAAGTTGGTTCGAGATCAATTATCTTTGCAACTTTAAATGGATTCAAGGCACCCACATGTGCATAAAAGGAGTAGtcctacaatttttttttttagaatttttagggTAACTTATTTCTtgtttattataaatttcacTTCTTTGGGAAAGAGTTAGAAACAATAGTGTCACTAGATTCCATTAGTTAGTGATAAGTTTATTCTCATTGTTCAAGgaacaaataatttatatagtcTTCAATGAAAGTTCtcaaagtttttaaattttatcccTGCTCCTGATCTCAATCTAGTTCTCAAGTTTGTATTGAAACGTCATGTTGATTCCACAAATATGTGCAAGAAAACAATAATGGCCcatttaattaagataaaaatgtattctatcaatttacattttgtttatGTGCTTGATTCGTAGAACAGAAGTATTCCATGACAAATTTTCAAGAACATATATAATCTCTCTAGAACAAGTTCAATATGCATTCTCCCTTGTTTTTAGATCAGTACTAAAATGCAACATCAGTTAAGCCCAAGATATCATTTTCACCCAATTTGATCAAAGATAACATGAATAAAACAGTACCTGTTAGTTTACAGCGTTCACGACGAATTGGATAGGATTTTGGCTTCTATTTGAGGCATTTCATAGAACGCTTTCTCTGCTAAATCCAA
It contains:
- the LOC127796874 gene encoding heparanase-like protein 2, whose protein sequence is MKLLVYLCLVLVLNCLRVAESADTENATITVLGVTHIAETEDSFVCATLDWWPENKCDYNQCPWGKAGIGNLDLGNKILSNAIKAFNPLRIRIGGSIQDQVVYKVGRFEKCPKCPYFKKKKDGLFGFGPGCLSMQKWDELNNLFHKTGAKIIFGLNALRGRKKSSDGGSLWVGDWDPQNARDLMAYTISKGYKIDSYELGNELCGGGVAARVEAEQYAKDTIALRQLVNELYPDPNTRPKVLGPGGFYDKKWFDTYLQASGPGVLDAVTHHTYNLGAGVDPKLIDRVQDPFYLSECAQTYKDASNSVKEFGPWADAWVGEAGGAYNSGGKDVSHTFANGFWYLDQLGMTSTFNHKVFCRQALIGGNYALLNTTSFIPNPDYYGALLWHRLMGKKVLRVKNDGSPYLRVYAHCSKHKGITVLIINLSKSTTFHVSIVDDMNIYPKKVGENSQREEYRLTPKDGNIQSDVVLLNGTPLQLSDNMDVPKMNPVLVDPKTPIEVGSRSIIFATLNGFKAPTCA
- the LOC127796873 gene encoding heparanase-like protein 2; its protein translation is MELVHICSSVLLLLLCLLVSESAAVAEEDVAVKIEGVTSIAKTDDNFVCATLDWWPANKCDYNQCPWGNAGVLNLDLKNKILSNAIKAFNPLRIRIGGSLQDQVVYKVGKVEKCPYFKRRDDRLFGFSNGCLPMHRWDELNYLFNQTGAKITFGLNALRGRKKSDVDDVLWVGDWDPQNARDLMEYTISKGYQIDSYELGNELCGGGVSARVEAEQYAKDTIALKELVKELYPNVTTRPKVLGPAGFYDEQWFNTYIQTAGPGVLDGVTHHIYNLGAGVDPTLIDKVQDPYFLDQIAQTHKDVSISVQQFGPWSGAWVGEAGGAYNSGGKDVSHTFANGFWYLDQLGMTSTFNHKVFCRQALIGGNYALLNTTTFIPNPDYYGSLLWHRLMGNKVLRAMHDSSPYLRIYSHCSKDKSGITVLIINMSNSTSFNVSIVDDKHLNDNESKLQREEYHLTPEDGDIQSSVLLLNGTPLRLNESLDIPELNPVLVDASAAIRVASRSIVFATLTGFKAPACA